In the genome of Cellvibrio sp. KY-YJ-3, one region contains:
- a CDS encoding tryptophan halogenase family protein encodes MNNIIKKIVIAGGGTAGWMTAALLKKVLQQRVEIQLVESEEIGIIGVGEATIPPIQTFNSVLGLHEPEFLRETKATIKMAIRFDNWKQQGDSYYHTFGAPGTTIGFSAFQHYWLRAQKQGLNTSIWDYDLNYLCCEAGVFGKFDGKDPLYQVPYAYHFDSALYGRYLRKISEQAGVVRTEGKIREVRLNTDSGFVETLLMENGSEIQGDLFIDCSGMRGLLIQGALQTGYEDWSHWLPCNRALAVPSERFEKTLPYTRSIAHKAGWQWRIPLTHRNGNGLVYSSHHLSDDEATTILLSNLDSTALAEPKPIKFKTGRTLQQWNKNVIAVGLSSGFLEPLESTSIHLIQSAIVRLLKHFPNAGISQTQVDEYNRDSKHEYETVRDFIILHYHLNERDDSEFWRYLRNMRIPERLAHKIALFQETGAVMNDPGDIFLDSSWLQVMMGQGIMPRDYHPTADIPGAEQLQSMLARIASAKRQPLTQLPSHDEFLHQYAGVTRAGINRG; translated from the coding sequence ATGAACAACATCATTAAAAAAATTGTGATTGCCGGTGGCGGTACCGCTGGCTGGATGACGGCAGCGCTATTAAAAAAAGTGTTGCAGCAGCGGGTAGAGATTCAACTGGTGGAATCGGAAGAGATCGGCATCATCGGTGTGGGTGAAGCGACTATTCCGCCCATCCAAACCTTTAATTCTGTGCTCGGTTTACATGAACCGGAATTTTTGCGCGAGACCAAAGCCACCATCAAAATGGCCATCCGTTTTGATAACTGGAAACAGCAGGGCGATAGCTACTACCACACCTTTGGCGCCCCCGGCACTACCATCGGTTTTAGCGCCTTTCAACACTATTGGCTGCGCGCACAAAAACAAGGCTTGAACACATCAATTTGGGATTACGATTTAAATTATCTCTGCTGCGAGGCCGGTGTATTCGGCAAATTCGACGGCAAAGATCCGCTCTATCAAGTGCCTTACGCTTACCATTTTGACTCCGCACTTTACGGCCGCTATTTGCGCAAAATCAGCGAGCAGGCGGGTGTTGTGCGCACCGAAGGAAAAATCCGTGAGGTGCGGTTAAATACAGATAGCGGTTTTGTAGAAACGCTGCTTATGGAAAATGGCAGTGAAATTCAAGGCGATTTATTTATCGACTGCAGCGGAATGCGTGGCCTGCTAATTCAAGGTGCATTACAAACCGGTTATGAAGATTGGAGTCACTGGCTGCCTTGCAATCGCGCGCTGGCAGTGCCCTCGGAACGCTTTGAAAAAACCTTGCCCTATACGCGCTCCATTGCACACAAAGCTGGTTGGCAGTGGCGCATTCCGCTTACCCATCGCAATGGCAATGGTTTGGTCTATAGCTCACACCATTTAAGTGACGATGAAGCGACCACTATTTTATTAAGTAATTTGGATTCAACTGCGCTCGCCGAACCTAAACCGATCAAATTTAAAACCGGCCGCACTTTACAACAATGGAACAAAAATGTGATTGCAGTGGGCTTGTCGAGTGGATTTTTGGAGCCGCTGGAATCTACCAGTATTCATTTAATTCAATCGGCGATTGTGCGGTTGTTAAAACATTTTCCCAATGCTGGCATCAGCCAAACGCAAGTGGATGAATACAATCGGGACTCCAAACACGAATACGAAACCGTGCGCGATTTTATTATTCTTCACTATCACTTGAATGAGCGCGACGATAGCGAGTTTTGGCGCTACCTGCGCAATATGCGGATACCTGAACGCCTTGCGCATAAAATTGCGCTGTTCCAAGAAACCGGCGCAGTCATGAATGATCCCGGTGATATTTTTCTGGATTCTTCCTGGCTGCAAGTGATGATGGGGCAGGGCATTATGCCGCGCGATTATCATCCCACGGCGGATATTCCCGGCGCGGAACAATTGCAGTCCATGCTTGCGCGTATCGCCAGCGCGAAACGCCAGCCACTCACACAATTGCCCAGCCACGATGAATTTTTGCATCAATACGCTGGCGTAACACGCGCAGGTATAAACCGTGGATAA